A segment of the Staphylococcus ratti genome:
AGCGATGCAAAAAGGGGCAGATGTCTTTATAACAGGAGATATCAAACATCATGAAGCTTTAGATGCAAAAATTGCTGGAATGAATTTAATCGATATCAACCATTACAGTGAGTATGTGATGAAAGAAGGCCTAGTAGATTTATTAGAAGATTGGTTAAATGAAACACATTCATTTAAAGTGATACCATCAGAAACGCATACAGACCCTTATACGTATTATTAAATTTTATAAACAACACGTCAATCTTTGTAAATTGACGTGTTGTTTATTATTCCATAATTTTAACTGGTTTAGCTTGCTTAATTTTTGGTAAGATTTTTTCAACCGGTACATTAGACTGTACATCATGCGTTTCCGCATTCATTGGGTCATAATTTTTCAAGAAATTAATTACTTCTTTAACGATAGGTGTAGGGGTAGAAGCACCTGCAGTGACCGCCACAGTTTCCACACCATTTAACCATTCAAGGTTCAATTGGGACAAATCTGCTATACGATATGAGTTCGTATGTGCAATGTCTTTTGAAACTTGTGCTAATCTGTTGGAGTTGTTACTTTTGGGGTCCCCGACAACAATAAGTAAATCCGCTACTCCTGCTTGATCAGCAACTGCTTCTTGGCGCACTTGTGTCGCTTGACAAATTTCTTTATGCTGTTCGATATGCGGAAATTTTTCTTGTAAATCTTCCATTAAATGTAAAACATCCCATTGCGACATAGTGGTTTGGTTCGTCACGATAAGTGGATAGTCGTTAAGCTTTTCAGGTAACGCGTCAACGTCTGTCTTAGTTTCAACTAAATGTACAACATCTGGGGCTACCCCTACAGCACCTTCAGGTTCAGGATGCCCTTTTTTACCTATATACACGACATGATAACCTTCTGATTTCTTTTCCCTTATAAGTGTATGTGTGTTTTCCACATCTGGACACGTGGCATCTATACAAGTGAGTCCTTTTTCTTTAGCACGTCTTTTCACTTCTGGGGATACGCCATGAGCTGTAAAGATGACAGTTCCTTTATCTATTTGATTCAAAATTTCTAATCTATTTGGTCCATCTAACGTAATGATACCGTCTGATTCAAAAGCATCCGTTACATGTTTATTATGAACGATCATTCCTAAAATATAGATTGGACGTGGTAAATTCGGATCCAAAGAAGCATTGCGCGCAATCACCATCGCATCAACAACACCATAACAATAGCCTCTTGGAGTGATTTTAATAATTTCCATAATATACACGTACCCTCCTTCAAATTTATATTATAGCAACTTCAGACAGTGATTTAAACTATTCGAACGCGAAACAGCTTCCATTTTTATGATGGATCGCTATGTTTAGAGAGGAGTAGTTTTCAATCACTAGAAATTCCTATATAATATAGGGACGATAGAATAAGGAGGGCCACTCATGCCTAAACACCCATTTGGTCATTTTAATTTTGACCCAAGTTTAATTTCAGCAATAGATGAATTAAACTTTCAACAACCGACAGACGTTCAACAACGTGTCATTCCTAAATTATTAAAAAGAGTGAA
Coding sequences within it:
- a CDS encoding 4-hydroxy-3-methylbut-2-enyl diphosphate reductase gives rise to the protein MEIIKITPRGYCYGVVDAMVIARNASLDPNLPRPIYILGMIVHNKHVTDAFESDGIITLDGPNRLEILNQIDKGTVIFTAHGVSPEVKRRAKEKGLTCIDATCPDVENTHTLIREKKSEGYHVVYIGKKGHPEPEGAVGVAPDVVHLVETKTDVDALPEKLNDYPLIVTNQTTMSQWDVLHLMEDLQEKFPHIEQHKEICQATQVRQEAVADQAGVADLLIVVGDPKSNNSNRLAQVSKDIAHTNSYRIADLSQLNLEWLNGVETVAVTAGASTPTPIVKEVINFLKNYDPMNAETHDVQSNVPVEKILPKIKQAKPVKIME